From a region of the Zingiber officinale cultivar Zhangliang chromosome 4B, Zo_v1.1, whole genome shotgun sequence genome:
- the LOC121977328 gene encoding heavy metal-associated isoprenylated plant protein 47-like, whose amino-acid sequence MKQKMVIKVEIRSDKCRTKAMTVVASVVGVVPVGLQGEKKDELVLVGDGVDPANLTRCLRKRVGHAYIVKLEEVK is encoded by the exons ATGAAG CAGAAGATGGTGATCAAAGTAGAGATAAGGTCCGACAAATGCCGCACCAAAGCCATGACAGTTGTTGCTTCAGTAG TTGGGGTGGTTCCGGTGGGACTGCAAGGGGAGAAGAAGGACGAGCTCGTGCTGGTTGGAGATGGAGTTGATCCTGCTAACTTAACGAGATGTTTGAGGAAAAGAGTTGGTCATGCTTATATTGTTAAGCTGGAGGAAGTGAAATAG
- the LOC121974496 gene encoding premnaspirodiene oxygenase-like → MEMELQVLPPSLLLAFLFLLALKFLLKSRQSDSKPRQVLSPEPPLPPGPWRLPLVGHLHHLVGKPAHRLLRDLAAVHGPVMLLKVGQVDVVVVTSTAAAEAVVKTHDVNCANRPEVAAVRIVAYGCTDIAFSSYGPYWRQMKKVCIVEMLSARRVKSFAAVRERNILDLTRNMSTGSPVNVSEKFMALSSNIITESSVGKIYDGFLPVVRELMETITGFSIVDSFPSWKFLDVLTGTTSRFWQIRRRLDKIMDEIIQQHQTEKKSNQSEEDLIDVLLRIKEQDDLEIPITLDNVKACIVDMFVGGTDTTATTLEWAMSELMRNPEVMNKAQIEVREALKGKAGVEDGDVEKLSYLKMVIKETLRLHVPIPLLLPRMAKQSCEVMGFKIPEESRVLINAWAMGRDPEYWEDAESFRPERFAGSGTDYKGTYLEYVPFGSGRRLCPGYQFAMATMELALAQMLLCFDWELPGGMRPEELNMEEMSGATASRKSALWLIATPRFPPPA, encoded by the exons ATGGAGATGGAGCTCCAAGTTCTTCCCCCATCACTGTTATTAGCCTTCTTGTTCCTTCTCGCACTCAAATTCCTGCTCAAGAGTCGGCAGTCGGACTCCAAACCCAGACAAGTACTCTCGCCGGAGCCGCCTCTGCCTCCCGGCCCCTGGCGGCTGCCCCTCGTCGGCCACCTCCACCACCTGGTCGGCAAGCCCGCCCACCGCTTGCTGCGCGACCTCGCCGCCGTCCACGGCCCCGTCATGCTCCTCAAGGTCGGCCAGGTCGACGTCGTCGTCGTCACCTCCACCGCAGCAGCAGAGGCCGTCGTAAAAACCCATGACGTGAACTGCGCCAACCGCCCGGAGGTCGCCGCCGTCCGCATCGTCGCCTACGGCTGCACCGACATCGCTTTCTCCTCCTACGGCCCCTACTGGCGCCAGATGAAGAAGGTTTGCATCGTCGAGATGCTCAGCGCGCGCCGTGTCAAGTCCTTCGCCGCCGTAAGGGAGCGCAACATACTCGACTTGACGAGGAACATGTCCACCGGATCTCCAGTCAACGTCAGCGAAAAATTCATGGCCTTGAGCAGCAACATCATCACCGAATCCTCCGTCGGCAAGATATACGACGGCTTTCTCCCGGTGGTGAGGGAGTTGATGGAAACGATCACCGGATTCAGCATCGTCGACTCCTTCCCGTCCTGGAAATTCCTAGACGTCCTCACCGGAACAACCTCGCGGTTCTGGCAAATCCGACGACGGCTCGACAAAATCATGGATGAGATCATCCAGCAGCACCAGACGGAGAAGAAGAGCAATCAATCAGAGGAGGACTTGATCGACGTGCTTCTGAGGATTAAAGAACAGGACGACCTGGAAATCCCCATCACACTCGACAACGTCAAAGCCTGTATAGTG GATATGTTCGTGGGAGGCACGGACACCACAGCGACGACTCTGGAATGGGCGATGTCGGAGTTGATGAGGAATCCCGAGGTGATGAACAAAGCACAGATCGAGGTGAGGGAGGCACTGAAAGGCAAGGCAGGAGTCGAAGACGGCGACGTGGAGAAGCTGAGCTACTTGAAGATGGTAATCAAGGAGACACTGAGGCTGCACGTGCCGATCCCGCTGCTGCTGCCGAGGATGGCAAAGCAGAGCTGCGAGGTGATGGGATTCAAGATTCCGGAAGAAAGCAGAGTGCTGATCAACGCGTGGGCCATGGGGAGGGACCCGGAGTACTGGGAGGACGCGGAGAGCTTCCGGCCGGAGAGGTTCGCCGGAAGTGGGACGGACTACAAGGGGACGTACCTTgagtacgtgccgttcggcagcGGGAGGAGGTTATGCCCGGGGTACCAGTTCGCCATGGCCACCATGGAACTGGCGTTGGCGCAGATGCTCCTCTGCTTCGACTGGGAGCTGCCTGGCGGGATGAGGCCGGAGGAGCTGAACATGGAGGAGATGTCTGGGGCGACGGCGTCCAGGAAGTCGGCCTTGTGGCTGATTGCTACCCCTCGATTTCCTCCGCCCGCTTGA